In the Bacillus thermozeamaize genome, GATTGGAAAGCATGGTCATCGAGATCACGATGGCCGAGGTCGCCAAAAGCGTGTTTATCTACCTGGGCATTCCCTTCCTTGCGGGGATGATCACCCGATATGCACTGGTGAAAACCAAGGGGAAAGCATGGTACGAGCGGGTGTTCATTTCGAAGATCAGCCCGCTGACCTTGGTCGCCCTGCTGTTCACCATCGTGGTCATGTTCTCCCTCAAAGGGGAGGTCATCCTTGAACTGCCCATGGATGTGCTCAGGGTCGCGATCCCGCTTCTCATCTACTTTGTCGTCATGTTTGTGGTGTCGTTTCTGCTCAGCAAAAAAGCGGGAGCAGGCTACCCCGTCTGCACGACGCTTTCCTTTACCGCCGCAAGCAACAATTTTGAACTGGCGATTGCGGTGGCTGTCGGCGTGTTCGGCATTCATTCGGGAGCGGCGTTTGTGGCGGTCATCGGCCCGCTGGTGGAAGTGCCCGTAATGCTGGCTTTGGTGAAGCTGTCGCTCTATTTCCAACGCAAATTTTTTTCCACGCAAGGAGGCTGACGAAATGGCGGAGAAACCGATCCTCTATTTCCTTTGCACAGGCAATTCCTGCCGCAGTCAAATGGCGGAAGGGTTCGGGAAAAAATATCTCGGCGACCGATTTGACGTGTACAGTGCTGGAATCGAGGCCCACGGTCTCAATCCGTATGCGGTTCAAGTGATGCGGGAGGTGGGTATCGACATTTCCAGCCAGACTTCCGATGTGATCGATCCCGAGCTGTTAAACAAGGCGGATTATGTGATTACGCTCTGCGGGGACGCCAACGACCGATGCCCGATGACACCTCCGCACGTGACACGCTGGCATTGGGGATTTGACGACCCCGCCAAGGCGACTGGTACGGAGGAAGAAAAACTGGCGGTGTTCCGCCGCGTGCGGGACGAGATTGAAGAACGAATCAAGCGGTTTCGCGACACGGGAGCATAGATACCAGAATACAGGCTGTTGGGATTGATTTTCGATGAAATAGGGAATATGATAGTGTCAACGCGAAATAGGCGATGGAGTTCGCCATAACCGCCTGACGGCTGATGACTCCTACCGATACGAGTGTATGGGTAGGGGTCTGTTTTTTTTATCCAGCATTTCGGGAGGAATCAGCATGTCATATTTTTTGGTCGGAATTGCGGGGATCATCGGCACTTTGCTTCGGTATGTTTTAGGATTGTGGGTTCAACAATTGGTTCCGCAAACCTCGTTTCCCGTTGGCACGTTGGCAATCAATCTGGTCGGTTGTTTCGCCCTGGGATGGTTTTTCCAATGGGTCATGGACAAAAACCGCATTTCACCTCGTGTTCGCATCAGCATCAGCACGGGTTTGATCGGCTCCTTTACCACGTTTTCGACGTTCAGTGTGGAAACCGTCCAATTGTTCCGTCAGGGACTATGGGGGAGCGGGATTGCGTATGTAGGGATAAGTATGATCGGCGGATTGTGTCTGGTTTGGATGGGAACGGCGGTTGCCGACAGGAGAAGGGAGAGGGTTCGACATGGCTGAGATCGGTTGGATAGCGGCGGGCGGCTTTTTGGGAGCGATGGCTCGTTACGCGATGGTTGCATTTGTTTCCGCTCGTTGGCCGACCAGGTTGCCTCTTGGAACGCTGTTGGT is a window encoding:
- a CDS encoding arsenate reductase (thioredoxin), yielding MAEKPILYFLCTGNSCRSQMAEGFGKKYLGDRFDVYSAGIEAHGLNPYAVQVMREVGIDISSQTSDVIDPELLNKADYVITLCGDANDRCPMTPPHVTRWHWGFDDPAKATGTEEEKLAVFRRVRDEIEERIKRFRDTGA